In the genome of Capricornis sumatraensis isolate serow.1 chromosome 4, serow.2, whole genome shotgun sequence, the window tgaatgtaaaatatattccacagttcaaaaaaagCCATGCATTtaaagcatttattgcttatcaTGTTAGCAGTTTGAATATACATAAGCATTGAATAAGCAAGAGGTCCcaatcagaagagaaagaaaaaagcaaaaacagaaaatttcaatTCAGGGTGAGGAGTATGCTAGAAGAGAAAGCATGGCGTTTCATCACTTAGTCCAGTTGAGGGTTCGGGGATGGAATCCTGGTTGAGAGTATGTCAGATCTGAGTCAAAgtatgaaggagaaaagaaagttaaaattccAATATGGTGCCcaattctaaaaatataatgaaaaaagatATCTGTgtagaaagaataataataacttgaaaatacatataacaacaacaaacaaacaaacaaaaacagaccagacaaaggtaataaaaaaaaacctttcctgAAGGACCAAACCCCCCTCAAAATATGTGGAAAAACAAACCATTTTTCCATCTGCAAAGTATCAGAGAACTGTGAATCCTCCTTCAAATTAACCTATGATACAACGTAATTCCAATCAAAATTCTAACAGGGCTTGACAAGAAGATTCTAAAGTATATCTGAAGGAGAAAATGTACCAAGAATAACcaagagaattaaaataaaacagaacaaatggGTCTCTGTGCTATAAGACAATAAAATAGATTCCCAAgctacaaaaatttaaaaatgtgttattaATATAGGAATGGCTAAACTGCCCACTGGGAAACAGGAAAATTAGCATAGGATAACTGGTTTAGCAAATCACAGTGAAGAACCAAGATTACAGAACATTCAGGAAACATGTTATAACCTAAAACCCCCCAAAATATTCAGATGTAAATGTAAAATGGCAAAACTATAAAAGTAACAGAGCACGAGAGAGACGCGGGCTCTCCTAGTAGAAGCTTTCCTTGTAGAAAGCCTTTCCTATGCAAGATAAAAAGCTCATAGGACGCAGAGGACAAAACTGACTACAAAATATTGAAACGCTTTTCCTATAAAAgcaagggaagttgctcagtcgtgtctgactctttgtgaccccatggactgtaacctaccaggctcctccgtccatgggattttccaagtaagaatactggagtgggttgccatttccttctccaggagatcttcccgacccagggattgaacctgggtctcccacattgtaggcagatgttttaccatctgagccaccagggaagttccctttcCTATAAACATGAAGCCCCAAACTGGAGGCTCACAAGGCCAGTTCTTGTTGTTGTCGActtgcttgctttttaaatgGAGTACGGCGCCAACGTTTAAAAACTGAGATGTCTGGCGACACCATTCCTCACGCCTATGGCAATAACAGCTGTGGTCGCGATGTGGCGCCCTCTTGCGGTGGATTAGTAActctcccggagaaggcaatggcaccctactccagtactcttgcctggaaaaccctatggacggaggaacctggtaggctgcagtccatgaggtcgctgagagttggacacgactcagcgacttcactttcacttttatgcattggagaaggaaatggcaacccactccagtgttcttgcctggagaatcccagggacggcggagcctggtgggctgccgtctatggggtcgcagagagtcggacacgactgaagcgatttagcagcagtagcagcagcagtaactctCCAGTTCACCATAACCCTTCCAAACCCCTCTACTCAGTGGCTCTACCTGCCTGGTCACTTCTGGCGTTTCATTTTTGacctttatgattaaaaaaaaaaaggcagatgaaAAACATATGCAACATTACCTAATAGATAAGTTATTATCTATATACAAGAAGAGAATTTctaaaatgaatacaaaaaaggtaagtcaattttttaaaaactgggaaagGCCATTTATAAAAGATATACAcatggccaataaacatatgaaacaaACAATCTCTCCTCCAAGCAGAGACATTCACACCAGTGGTTTTGTCCATTATAATGGTAAAGATAAAAAATGTTCATAATGTCTTATCTTGGCAAGAATTTAGGAACCTGGCAAGCTGAAACACTGTTACTAAGAGAGGTAATTAGATCAATTTTTGATGAGAAACTTGGCAGGAGCTACCAAACTTTAAAATCCATGTATACTTTGTTCCATCTATCCAGGGATTCCAGGCATTTGCCATATAGAGCTATCATATACCAACTAAGATAGGCACACATATTCGAAGATGTTCAATATGGGATTTTTATAATGGCCAACGGAAGTGACCTAAATGCTCATGATAAGGGAAGAACTGATTACAGTATTGTGCATCCATAGGCtggaatactacacagccatTAACAAGAGTGAGGTGGGTCTACATTTGCTGATACAGAAAAAAACTCTCAGAGTGGAAATACCAAGGGCCATAATAATCAGCATAAGCTAAACAATTTTGCagtaaaaatatgtataagatgCATATATACTCCAACATGTATacgcatacatatatattttcccctGTAAACCACCAttactatatttatatacatttgtgatgcatattatgtatttatatatttacattaatatgtctatgctgctgctgctaagtcacttcagtcatgtccgactctgtgtgaccccatagacggcagcccaccaggctcccccatccctgggattctccaggcaagaacactggagtgggctgccatttccttctccaatatgtctATAGATACACATTATGTATTACTCCATGGTTTTTCAATGTCAGTTGCAATTTTTCTAAGCATGTATTCATGCATTActggaatacttttttttttcctccctaaagAGGACAGTAAGGAGTTCCTGCAGGGGTGGCAGAGAAGGACTACCAGAGatttggagagaaaaaagaatcatGTGAGGTGCTGTGTTAAGAGCTGTGGAGCTGGGTTTGTGTGCCGAGCACCAGATGTacagcaggagacacgggagcaGAGGTGCCAGCCTGCTGGCCCTTCTACCCTGATCTCGGCATCTTCTGTCACCACTGCATGTTCCTTGCTTGCTTCAACGAAAACTCTTAGAATCCATTTAAAAGTAACACTGTGACATCAGATTTTCAATACAGCAGTGTAGATAGTGCACTAGAGAGGGGATAGAAGAAAATACGCCAACCTGTGGATGGTCATCACCTCCCGCAAGGAGGAAGTAGTAGCAAGGATATTTCTGTCTACGGCCATACTACCCTGAACATGTGTGATcttggaagctaagcagggtcaggCCTGGTTAGTACTCGGATGAGAAAAGTGACAGTCTTTCTGCTTCTTCATTCTTTGCCCTTTTACCATGTTTTCTAGAAGAACTATGCATTTTTTACcatgagaaaacaaacaacacgttccaaattgaattttatattagagtagaAATAAAGCCAGTGTACCCTCCCCCACTCAGCCTAGAGGGGCATCTTAAGTCAAGGAAATCTGTGTAATGACCTTCTCATTGTTGTTAAGACTTTCTTTGCGCAGTTGTGAGTTCCCCAACTCCTTGTTCCACACTTCAGGGCAGGAACcacggtgggggggtgggggcttgAGATGGACACAGATGGGCCAGAAGAAAGGGCATGCCTGTCCTTCCTTGAGTTACATTGATTCTTCTCCCCACTTCTGAATGGCTCTGGGCCATCCTGGGCTCTGCCAttggtgttttgtgttttttttttcctaacgcTTCTTCCTGTAATACTCTTTGCCCTTGTTTTCCTATTCCATCCCTGACTCTGTTCCCTCTTCCTGCCcctgatttcttccttttcctttcttcaagTCACCCAAGTGCATGTTGAGAGGGATTTGCaggatgggaagggagaaggTTGGGGTGGATGATCATGTTCTAATTCTGCAGGTGACCAATGCCAGGCTCAAGTCTTGGGTCCATGATGAAGACTGTCTGGGAAGAAAAGTGAGAtgcaaaagagaataaaaaacaagaaaggtAATCTTGGATAGCTAGTATTAGTAGAAGTCTAATGATTATTTCTGATCACAGATTGGTAAGCTCCAAAGTCATCAACAAGAACATCCAAAGTCAGTGTTACAGGTTACTGCCCCGTGTGTCATTATAATCAGGATTAgttcctaaaagaaaataaaaataaaagcaaaattaaataaagttttctttggAAGTATCCTTCTAGGAAACCCCAAAAAAGGCAATTCGTCTGAAGGCAAAATACTTGCTAGGAAAACCACTCAGCGAGCTGACCTCCGTGGGGGCCTCTGCTTCTCTGCAATTTCTTAGTTCATCGGGAACTTTGCCAGAGTCAAGGCCAACAGCACTCCTGAGTAAGCCATTCCCATCTCAGAACAACCTCCAGTGACTGCTGTTGACTCCAGTGGAGTCAACCTGAGGGGTATGGCTTCCGGAACAGGTGGATGCGCGGGAACGCAGTAGCTGGCTGGGTGCTTACCTCTTCTGGTTCATGGAGGCCACCTGGAGCCACTCGTTGGTGCTGGGGTTGTAGGAATGCGCCGCGGAGATCTCCTGGCTGGTGATCCTGTACCCGCCCACGATGAAGAGGTAGTTGTCCAGGATGGCGGCCCCGTACCCCCTGACATTCACCAGGTCGGGAGGAAGGTTGTTGGCCAGCGGGAACCAGCGCTCCGTCATCTCCTCGTACCTGAGCATGGACGGGGGCTCCCCTTGGTAGGGGTGAGGGGCCAGGGGTCCCCCCAAGAAGTCCCCCAGGGCCACGAGGACGGGAGTCCCGGTCATCCGGGCCTCTCTCAGCCTCTGCTTCAGGCTGACACCCCCAGGGGCCGGAGGAGAAGAGCCCAGCAGGTGGAACTGGGGCTTGCACAGCACCTCGTGGAAGTGGACAGCCATGAAGCGCAGGCAGGCCTCCTGCAGGTCGGGGAGCCCGTACACCTGCGCCAGGCGGTACAGCTCCAGGCAGTTGGTGAGCCGCACCTGggacagcagcagctgcagcagggaCGTGACCTGCAGGAAGGAGGCCGCCTCCACCAGCTCAGACAGCAGGCTCGCCTCGtccatgtcctcctcctcctcctcggcccCGCCGCCCGGCTCCCCGCGCCGGCCCAGCAGCCAGCCCTCCCGGGCGCCGCCCGCGTTGATGAAGTCCAGCACCAGGCGCAGGCCCGGGGCGCTGAGGCCGCGCAGCTGCTGCACCTCGGGGCCCCCGGCCTCCGGACTCAGGGCCTCCCGCATGCCGGAGCGGTAGAGGGCTCGGAAGTAGTCGCTCTGCTCGATGAGCTTTCGCTTGCTCACCGGGTAGCAGCGGTCCTCCAGGCGAATCTGCACCATCTCGTCGGCCGACATGGCCGGGGGACCGGGGGCGGCGGGGTCTCCCGCCAGCTCTGCGCGCTCGCCTCCCGAACCCGCGCGCGCTCGCCGGGTTCGGGGGTGGCCGCGGAGCGcggggaggaggcggcggcggtgCGGGgccgcccgcccccgcccagcCTCTCCGGGCCGAGGCGGCCCCACCTCCCGGTCCCGGGAGCGGTGGCTCGGCCTCgccccccctcctccccgcccctccgGCCTCGGTCCGCGCCTAAAAAGGCCGGGGCGGCGCGCGCTACCCGCTCGGGTCGTCCCGGGCCGTCAGCCGGGAGGGGATCCCAGCCCCCAGCCGCAGCCTCCTGCCACGCCCGGCTTCTCACTTCCGCCCGCGGGACCGCAGCCACCGCAGCCGCCGCGCGCTGCGGCTTCCAGGGAGGGCAGGAGGCGGCGGGTCTCGGGAGCCGGGAAGGCGCCTCCCCGCGTCCTCCCCCGCACGCCGGGCTCCGTGACCCTGCTGCCCGCCGGGGCTGCAGCGCCGCTCCGCGCTCGCGGGGCACGAGAGGAAGCCTTGCCTTCCACCGCGCCGTACCAGCGGGAAGGAAACGCAAGAGAAAGGGGCGTGGAAGGAAGGGTATGAAATGAGTCGAGGTCTAGGGAGTCAAAAAGACACCACGCATGGGGTGGCGCATCCGACCGAGTCCGGCCGCGGGTCTCGGGTGGGGACGGAGCCCCGCGGGCCGTCTCTGGACGCGTAGGTGGCACCTCGGGCTGATTCCTCGGAAGGGTCATCGTGGAGGAGCCATCTTGCAGGAAGAAGGGCCTGCTGGATGGCCGCAGGTTGTGCAGGGCTGCGAAGCAGAGGAGCGTGTGCGCACTGCTAGGGCCTGTGCTCTTTGTGCTATTAAAAGAAGTACGACTCAATAAACGTAGATCAGCTGCCttccttcaaaatattttctaacagCCATTGCATTCCTGGCTTCATTTTGGTGGGACTAGCCACCCTGAAATGTTACCTCTGGGCAAAAGGTCTGGCGACTTTTGCTCGTATTTT includes:
- the KLHL42 gene encoding kelch-like protein 42, which encodes MSADEMVQIRLEDRCYPVSKRKLIEQSDYFRALYRSGMREALSPEAGGPEVQQLRGLSAPGLRLVLDFINAGGAREGWLLGRRGEPGGGAEEEEEDMDEASLLSELVEAASFLQVTSLLQLLLSQVRLTNCLELYRLAQVYGLPDLQEACLRFMAVHFHEVLCKPQFHLLGSSPPAPGGVSLKQRLREARMTGTPVLVALGDFLGGPLAPHPYQGEPPSMLRYEEMTERWFPLANNLPPDLVNVRGYGAAILDNYLFIVGGYRITSQEISAAHSYNPSTNEWLQVASMNQKRSNFKLVAVNFKLYAIGGQAVSNVECYNPEQDAWNFVAPLPNPLAEFSACECKGKIYVIGGYTTRDRNLNILQYCPSADLWTLFETCDVHIRKQQMVSVEETIYIVGGCLHELGPTRRGSQSEDMLTVQSYNTATRQWLYLKENTSKSGLNLTCALHNDGIYIMSRDVTLSTSLEHRVFLKYNIFSDSWEAFRRFPAFGHNLLVSSLYLPNKTET